Below is a genomic region from Miscanthus floridulus cultivar M001 chromosome 1, ASM1932011v1, whole genome shotgun sequence.
ATATAGTTCACTTAAGTAGCTGCATGGAAATAGAAAGACTTCAAGCCATCCATGGTAGTTAAAATCTTAATTTTAATGCTAGAAAGTGTAAAACCCTACAGGAACAGTGTAATAGGGGTAGAATGACAATCCTACTTGTTATGGTCTCAACTTCGATGATTTGAACTAAAATTTGGTAGCGCCCATCCATTCAAACTATCCTCATGGTTTACCTTCCAAATGTCACAAGCGATCCAGAAACAAAACATCAATACCAATGCTATATTTTTTCCATAAAAGATCTCTTCCATGTCCAAAATATGGGTAGGTGCCTATATTCGTAGCAGATTATTTTTTTCTGTGGAAACAAAATATGTGGTTGTTAAAAATTGGTAGAATCTACCATCTATGACTTTGAGATTGACTACCTTAAAGAAAATTGGTTTAATGGAACAGTTTGTGTTCTTTTGTTGGTTCCACGAAGCCTGACCTGACCTTCCATCAAAGAATAGTGTGTCAGGTGTCACTAAGCAAAAAAAGAAATAATTCCAAATAGTAAGTTCTATAGTAGTATAGTTTCAAACAGTAGCATCTGCATTCTGCAGTAGTATAGTTGCATTTTCATAGCCCTCCATGGGACACTCCTTGATTGAAACTTGGGCACTCCTCTTCAGGGGTCTGAACCACTGGTTGAAAGTGAAACATGACGGTAGTTTGCCTATCAGCATATGAGATAAAAATGTTTGCTTTCATGGTAATCATAACTTTTCTTTTGCCCTTTTTGCTTATTTCTGACTATATTTGATAAGCATCTGTATATTTTCTTTTGCTTTAATAAACCAGTTTCACTTAAAACTGAATTATGATAAATATGACTTTATGCAAATGCATGTTTTTCTTTTTGCAACATTCCAATTGTACTGCTATATCCTATGTAGAATATTAGTCCCTCCAATTTCAAATTTAGATCGTTTGTAGATTTGTCCTGAGTCAACATATTTAGCTTTGAccaccaatagctaaacatcTAAATAGATTTACAACATAAGGTCGATACCTGTGTTTTTGAGAATGTCTCACCAAACATTCAGGGTCTCTTGAAAACAGTGGCTGATGAATGTAGTCTTTGGTGCATGGCGGGTGCCTCTAAtcttcaggagcttctcattagGTTGCCCTCCCCAGACCTATATAGGCTGTGGTTGGTAGGCTGCTACCCCCTTGGCCATGTTTTCTGTTTACCCTCACCCCTGTACCTCTTTTTCTCTCTTAATGAAATGGCACGCAGCTCTCCTGCACTgtttgtggggggggggggaaaaAGGTTGATGCTACTAGATTCATCATGACAACGCACAGTACCTCAAGTCATGGTTCTGGGTGTCTGATATAAAAGGAGCACTGACTGTTCCTGTCCTAAGAGAGTATCTATATATTTGGGAGTTGGTTGAtgatcgaaccctgcaaccgggaataatggatcagcactgTTGGAATCTTACATATTCTGGAATATACGGCAGTAAATCTGCATATAATGGCTTTTTTCCCTGGAAGGATTCTCTTCGCGCCTTGGAAGATGATCGGAAAACTGGGTTTGTGCTCGGCAGGTTTAGAGTGAGGTCCTTCAGAAGCTGGGGCTGATCCTCCTTGCGCCTCTGACCATCACCAACCATTTCTCAAATTGGTGGTATCAGGCAATCAAGAACTTGCCTAGGGAAATCAGGAAAGGACTAAACTCACTCATTCTAGTGGCATGATAAATATGGAGACACCAAAATGACTTTTTAATGGGGCAAGGCCAGATGTCAGGACAACCTTAGAGGCAGTTGCTGATGAGTGTGTCTTCTGGTGCTCAGCCCGTGTGAAAGATCTTCAAGAACTTTGGTCAGGGCACTTAATGTGGCCATGTGATTATTAGTCCTGGGGTCACTGGTTGCCTTTTTGTGTTTTTTGGTGCAGTTTCTTCCTTTGTTCTTGTGTCATTGTGTGTGATTGGATGTGTTTTTGTGTAGTGTGTGTTTGGGTGTGCCTTTTGGGTGGGAGAGTTTCTTTTTCACCCTTGTGCTTTGGTTTTCCCTCATCTCTTGTTAATGAAATGATACACAtatctcctgcgtgttcgagaaatcATGACAAGTAATTTCATAATATATAAGTATCTCTATGAGATATTATATTGTCATAGAAATTACTAGTCATTGTATCAGGTGGCAAGCCTATGCATTTTTTATTGCAACCTTCTTGTATCTCCCAGTGGAGGTAAGTAGGTTGCCTTGTACaggattcccccccccccccccccctcctccttTATCTCTTTAATATAAGGGTGCTCACCTCTCTTGCATGTTCGAGGGAAAAAAATTGCTAGTCAAAGTTTAGTCTTGTAGACCGTGTCAATGTCCTAACTCCTAAATGACTTACATTCAGAATTAGTGAgagttttattttgttttgtagtTTTCAGTGCTACTAACATATTTACCAAAAATGCCATCCTttgaaatcaatataaatttactaATCGTCGGCCCAGTATAACTAAGCATACTCATTTTAGAATTGCATTGACATTTGATTTTTCTATTTTAATTTGATTAGAGATGCTCAAAGTCTTGATACTGCCTTGATGAAGTGTGATACTGGTTACGGTTCATTCAAGTCTTGTTAATTATCAGATGTCTTATGCATAAACCATGTTATTAAGCTATGTATATCTTTAGATGCTCTAGGATATTTATGATGAACATTTCCTTGAGAATTAAGTATAACTTTCACTTATCAAAGGCTGCTATATGAGTGTTTCCATGAGCTACTCCTTTATTCTAGCTCATTTTTACTTTATCCTTCTTCTGATCAGGGTGGAGACACAAGATGGTGGAGATGCAAAAGTAGAAGTCTCCCCTCGTGACGTAGTTTACATGGAAAATGCCGAGCCTATAAATGGTGAACACCCAGAGATTCTGCATAAACTTGACCTTCGCTATGCGTATGTCCTTCAAACTATCCATTAGCTACTTTAGATGGATCATTGAGCTTTTCTTCGCTGCAGTTGCTACAATATTTCTAGCATAAAACTCAAATGAATAAGAATAACAATAAAGTTTTCATTCTAAAAATAACATTAAGTAAAAAGGTCCAGTACTTCAAGTTGCTCGTGTCTCTGGTGCCTGGATGTAAACAAGATTGCGTGTTCTTTACACTGTCCATTTGCTACACTTAGTTAAAAACTAACTCTTCTAATCATCTTGTCTTCTGGATTTTCATTTTGTCGGAACAGTGGCACCTCCTGGTGTGATGAATCTCTTGCTTTAGTGTATGAATCTTGGTTTAAAACTCGGAAAATCAGAACATGGGTGCTTTCTCCTGATAAAAAAGATGTCAGACCACGCATTTTATTTGACCGATCTTCAGAAGATGTATACTCTGACCCTGGCTCACCAATGTTTCGAAGAACTGCTATGGGAACATATGTCATTGCAAAGATCAAGAAAGAAGACGGAAATACTTATGTCTTGTTGAATGGGATGGGTGCCACACCAGAAGGAAATGTTCCATTCCTCGATTTGtttgatatgtatgtttagaccCACTAATCAATGTTCTATATTTTTACTAGAATATAACAGTACCAATATATgccatgtgtcaattgatgcaatTGCTTGTTCCTCCCTTTTGTTTTGCAGAAATACTGGGAGTAAAGAACGGATATGGGAGAGCGACAGGGAAAAGTACTATGAAACTGTTGTTGCACTGATGTCAGACAAAACTGATGGGGAACTGTCCCTTGATCAGTTAAAGATACTTACGTCGAAAGAATCAAAAACAGAAAACACACAATATTACTTGCAGACTTGGCCAGAAAAGAATCAAGTTAAGATCACAAATTTCCCCCACCCATATCCTCAGCTTGCTTCCTTGTATAAGGAAATGATAAGATACCAGCGGAAGGATGGAGTTCAACTTACAGCAAACTTATACCTGCCCCCAGGGTATGATCCATCAAAAGATGGACCTTTGCCATGTCTAGTTTGGTCCTACCCTGGTGAATTTAAAAGCAAAGATGCTGCTGGTCAAGTTCGTGGTTCCCCTAATGAATTTCCAGGGATTGGTGCTACATCTCCTCTTCTTTGGTTAGCTAGAGGGTATTTTTCTCTTCTTGTTATTCATTAATAATAGAATATCCATACAATATATGTTCCCATTTCTGTTATTCAAATTGTAGAATAACCCTCTGCACACCtttaaaaaaaaactcgatctgcggggggttatgacggcccccgggttttccgttaagaagaaggatctcacacagatcgagaaaacccccgaacccccgcccccatcctgaCGCAGGAGGCTCTGCACACCTTTAACCTTTTAATATAAAAAATTGAAGGGACTTTTTTTAATCCATCTCTTGCAAATATGTTTTTATGGTACATGCACACACACTGAATGCTATGATTTGCAGGTTTGCTATTCTGTCTGGTCCAACAATCCCAATTATTGGTGAAGGTGATGAAGAGGCCAATGACAGGTATATTTGCTACTTATGATCTATTCCATATCCTTCTGCAGGACTAAATAATTTTGAACTATGCTATTACACCATAGTATATTTATTATTTCAGTATTACAAACTATATTGCAGATATGTGGAACAACTAGTAGCAAGTGCAGAGGCTGCAGTTGAGGAAGTTGTCAAAAGAGGGGTAAGGCTTTGCTACCTATTCATTCACACAAATATGTTTACAAAATGAGTTCTTTGCAATGGCAGCCACTTTTATGAGTGTTTTTTATGGTGCACTTTGTAAAGTTCATTCATAGGTGGAGCCTTCAATTTTGCAAATATACTTAAAACATTCTTCTATCTTGAGCAATACCTTCTGAGAGTTGACATGATCCCTGTTCTTGTATTTCTTTAGGTGGCTCACCCTGATAAAATTGCTGTTGGTGGTCATTCGTATGGTGCATTCATGACAGCTAATCTGCTGGCTCACGCTCCTCATCTTTTCTGCTGCGGAATTGCTCGCTCTGGAGCTTACAACAGGACTCTAACTCCGTTTGGTTTTCAGGTACAGACAAATGCTGTGTCTATATGCATGGAATAGATTTTGAGTCTTTAGTAACAATCTGATTTTTCTACAGAACGAGGATAGAACACTCTGGGAGGCAACAAGTACATATGTCGAGATGAGCCCTTTCATGTCTGCAAACAAAATCAAGAAACCAATTTTACTTATCCATGGAGAGCAGGACAACAATTCTGGGACACTGACAATGCAGGTCAAGTCTTATGCTACAAGCCTGCTCACAGCCTATGAAATATATCTCTCTCTGGAAAAGTGTTAGAACTTTGTTGCTACTTCCTACCAtgtttgaaggttttccaaacatTTTTTTATCATATTCAAATTTGACTTGTGTATAGTTGATCTTAGCAAACAGCAACAAGAGTAATATTCCATACACAAGTAGTGCAAGTGACCCAAACTTCTGCAGTGATAGAGGTAGACTCGTATAAAGTAGCGACCCAAACTTCTGCAGTGATAGAGGTAGACTCGTATTATAAAGTATAATCACATATGCTACCAAGGACTACAATTTTAGTTGTTGTACCAGGATACCAGTTTTGGTttcacccttccccagaccccgtacagagcgggagctctttgcactgggtacACCTTTTTTTTTTTACCAGGATACCAGTTTTCATTTTGCATATGTGATATTAGACCTGCTTGATTTGGAGTGTCTTTACCCAGTGAATTAAAATGACTTGTTGCTTCTGGTTGTTTTATATAAATCGTCATTGTTTTCTGTGGAAATATCCTCTATGTTCTCATGATTTGATTTTATGCTTATTTTTTTTACTGGTTAGTGACTTTTAGTAATCTGTGTTATTGATCTCATGGTTTGTCCTTTTTCTTTTTGCAGTCAGACCGATTCTTCAATGCCTTGAAAGGTCATGGTGCGCTATCTCGTTTGGTCATACTTCCTTTTGAGAGCCATGGGTACTCTGCTAGGGAGAGTATTATGCACGTCCTCTGGGAGACCGATAGGTGGCTGCAGAACTACTGTGTAAACGGTACTAGCAAGGTTGACTCAGTGTCAGAGGCTGACAGTGAAAACAAAACATTGTCAGCTAGTGGTGGCAGTGCAGCCCGTGAAGGTCTAAACCCTGAGGGACTCTCATCATTACCACGATCGCTTCTGTGGTAAGTTTTTTCCTTGCTTgctgcttcttttttttttgagaacacGCTTATgcgcgtatttcattaagaagctAAGAGTTTCGAAAACAAGGTAACAGAAACTTGGTAACAAAAACGTTACCAAGCCACCTAGCACTACTGGATCCAAAGGTAAGACACTACATTGTTACAAAAGATAGCTACCAGCACAGCGGCGCTCAAGCTGAAGCACGCGCGAGCAGCCTGGAAAGGTGGGCGTTCCCGGCCGCACACCACCTCTCCGCTTCCTCCTTGATCAACATGGCCAGCCTTGGCGGCGAGGTTGCACCAGCCTGGAACGTCCTATGGTTCCGCTCCTTCCACAAGCTCCACCCAAGCAGTAAAACGAAGGAGTCGAACCCCCTGCGAAAGAACTTCGGGACGAGCTTTCTGTTGCCAATCCACCACTCCATGGCCCGAGCTCCCCAGTAGCCATCCAGATTGATGTGTACTCTTGACAAGCAGATGAGCCACACTTCTCTACTAAAACAACAACCCAAAATGATATGGTCTAGGGTCTCAGGCTCTTGATcgcagaaaatgcaaaggtttgAATCTTGCAAACCATGGCGGAAGCGGCGATCCCCGGTCCAGCAGCGGTTGTGCATGGCTAGCCAGTAAAAGAAGCGAACTCTTGGCGGGGCAGGTGTTTTCCAGATGAACTTTGCACCAAAGACCGTGGAGGATCCAAAGAACATTGCTCCATAAGCTGAGGCAGAAGAGTACCTTTGGTCCGGCGAGGGCGTCCAACAGAACGTGTCTGGCTCCAGCAATAGCTGCACCTCCTCCAGGAGGTCGCAGATACGTGATATGTCCAGCAGCATCTGCATAGAAGCTGGCCCCCGGATGTGACGCACCCAGGCATTTCCGGGCAGGGCCTCCGCCACCGTTGCCCGTCGACGCCTCCTCCCAACTGCAGCAAACGCAGTAGGTGCCTCGTGCTCCAGGCTGCTACCATTGAGCCAACGATCCGTCCAGAAGAACGTGGATCGTCCGTTCCCCAAGCGGTGCAGCGTTGCGGCCCGAAAGAGCGCCAGCACAGCATGCTCTCCAGACGCCGGCGCTCGGCCGCTAAGTCTGTCCTTCCACACCCAGCGAACTCGGAGTGCAACCCCTGCCTTTCTCAAGTCAGTGACACCGAGCCCACCTAACACTTTGGGTCGGCACACCTTGAGCCAAGCCACCTTACATTTTCCTCCCGCCACAGTGTCTGTGCCAGCCCAAATAAAACCCCTCCGTAGCTTATCAATCATCTCAATTGCCCACGTTGAAAGGCACAAGGCGATGGAAGTGTGTACAGGTATGGCCGAAAGGGTGGATTTGACAAGTTCCGTGCGTCCAGCAGCATTTAGAAGATTACCTTTCCAAGCTGGTATTCTTGCAGCCACTTATCAATGAGAGCCTGCTCATCCGCTCTCTTGAGCCGGTGCACCGAAAGTGGCACTCCTAGGTAGCAACATGGGAACGGTACTATCTTGCAAGCAAGAATGCGCTGCACTCTGTCCATATCTTCCTCGGAGCAGTGAATTGGTGTAGCCATACTTTTgtcgaggttggagaagagcccaGAGGCAAGGCCGAAGATGGACAAGGCTCCTTTGATTGACAACAGATCACTCTCAGATGGGACTACAAAAATGACCAAGTCATCGGCATATAAACTGACTCTGGCCCCTGGAATTCCAGCTAGCGGTGTGAGGTAACCGTGTTCTTCGACCCAGGTCAGGAAGGAGTTGAGTACCTCCATGACCAAAACGAACAGCATCGGCGACAGAGGGTCTCCTTGCCGTAGCCCCCTAGCATGACACACCCTCCGGCCTGGCTTGCCGTTGAGGAGAATCCTTGTGCTTGCCGTAGACAGAAGCATAGTCATCCAGTTCCTCCATCTCAGCCCAAAGCCCATATGCTGTAGCACCTCCAGAAGGAAAACCCATGCAACCGAATCAAACGCTTTGGCCACATCCACCTTGAGCAAAACACAGGTCATCTTCAATTTGTGCAAGGATTTGCACGTGAGTTGAACATCCCTAACATTGTCATGTATGCTTCGGCCCTTGATGAACGCACTCTGATTATTCCTGACCAGATCTCCTAGAACAGTTGCCAATCTGTTGGCCAGGCACTTCGTTATGAGTTTTCCAAAACTGTGCATAAGACTAATGGGACGATAGTCACAAATCTCGGTGGAGTGGTCTTTCTTCTTGAGTAGCACCATGAAAGCCTCGTTAACAGCATGGAAGCTGCGGTGATCCAGCGACCAGAAAGCATGTAACGCGTTCATGATGTCTGGTTTGATCACCTCCCACGCAGATTTGTAGAAGAGACCAGTTAGCCCATCAGGTCCGGGGGCCTTGTCATTCGGCAGTTCCTTGACCACCCGTGTTACCTCTTCTTCAGTGAACATAACCTCCAAAGGCTGGGCATCCACAGACCGGACCCCCAAGGCGGCCAGGTCCAGCCTCCTGGACCGCACGAAATCTGTACCCAGGATCAAGTTGTAGTGGTCATACAAAGCATCTGCCATGGAGTTGTCAGAAACCACCTCAGTACCTTGAACAGACAGAGAGACAATGCGGTTCTGTCGCTGTCGATGGCAGGCCTGAAGATGGAAGAAGCGGGTATTTGCGTCCCCCTCCCTTAAGAAAGTTACTCTCGAGCGTTGCCTGGCAATCGTGCGTGACAAAGACGCCAGCCCAAGAACTCTGACCTTCAGCATGCTGTGCATATCTTGTTCCCAAACCTGGAGTTGCCGCTTTTCTTGCTCCTCATCAAAGCGTAGGATGATCTCCTTTGCCATGGCTAGCTGCAGCCTTATGCTACCCACTTTGGAGGAGCTCCAACGTTTCAGATCCGTCGCCACCATCCTAAATTTCTGGTCGAGCAAACGAAAAGGGTTGGATACAGGCTGGGGCGCCAACCAAGCAGCTGTGACAACCTCCATGAACCCCTGAACCTTGGGCTAGAAAGACTCAAACCGAAATCTCGGTTTCGTTCCAGACTGTGCATCGATGAGCAGCAATAAGGGACAATGATCCGAACAGTCAGAGGATAGCGCCTTCAAAGCGTGAGAAGGGAACAAAGCCAGCCATTGTGCGTTCACCAAGACCCTGTCCAAATGCACCAGGGTAGGGATCTGGCGCCGATTGGACCAGGTAAACGCCCGCCCACAAAGCTCAACCTCCTCCAGCTGCGCTTGATTTAAAAACCTTCTGAATCTCCTCATATTTCTTCTGTCCAATCGATCGTTGTTCTTGTCACATGCCCGATAGATCATATTAAAATCCCCCGCCACCAGCCATGGCCCAGGTGCGGCATTCTTGAGTTGCATTAGTTCATTAAGAAAGTCCACTTTGTCATCATCTTCCTGCGGCCCATAAACGCCCACAAAGCTCCAAGGGCTGGGCAAAGCCCCCTGCATTTGAAAAGTTGCCGCCAAACTGAAACGGCCCAGTTTCGGCAGTGAGGTCTGCCAGATCTCCCTGTCCCAGGCTAGAAGGATTCCACCAGCAACCCCAACAGCAGGCAAAAACAAATAGTCATAAGGCGGACCTAAGAACTCCAAAGCAGTTGCATTACAGATGTTGGAGAGCTTGGTCTCCTGAACACAAATTAAGGAGGGGCGCTGAGCGATGATCAGTTCGCGCAGAACGTTGCGCCGTGCACGCTCGTTGAGGCCGCGCACGTTCCAAACCAGGAAACCTCGGTGTAACATGATGGAACCGAGTTGTGCTTCTGACGAGGTGTGGTGGCCATGCTCAAGCCCCCTCCTCCAGACCCTCGAGGTCTAGGTTCATCGCCGTTAGATCGATCCCTTCATTGAGGAACAATTGCAAGGCGTGCTGCTTCCTTTGCGACATGTTCCCCCCGAACGCCAGTTTAAATTTCTTCTCTACTTCGACGTTCGCttcctcctctaccactacaacACCGAGCTTCTTCAGCAACACTCGCTGTGCCTGTGCCGTTGCGTTGCCAGCACGCGGCCTCGCTGCGATCCGACCACTCCGACGAAGTGAGTGCACAGATATCGGCGAGCGGGCCCTGCGGAGCCACGGCCGTCGGCTGACAAGCGGTG
It encodes:
- the LOC136542657 gene encoding probable glutamyl endopeptidase, chloroplastic isoform X1; this translates as MSSISTLHRSCLRLGLLPSSPLRARATTLRLPLPQPRRRLHQPRWSAMSSAASRLSHIAAATGGGGGAAGESNESPPAASAAAQDDDGLSSGDMGYRLPPKEIQDIVDAPPLPVLSFSPNKDKILFLKRRALPPLSDLAKPEEKLAGLRIDGNSNTRSRMSFYTGIGIHKLLDDGTLGPEKEVHGYPVGARINFVTWSQDGRHISFSVRVDEDSKSGKLRVWIADVESGEARPLFKSPEIYLNAIFDSFVWVNDCTLLVCTIPATRGAPPHKPSVPSGPKIQSNESKNVVQVRTFQDLLKDEYDAELFDYYATSQLVLASLDGTVKPIGPPAIYTSVDPSPDDKYIMLSSIHHPYSYIVPCGRFPKKVELWTVDGKFIRELCDLPLAEDIPITMSSVRKGKRSINWRPDKPSTLYWVETQDGGDAKVEVSPRDVVYMENAEPINGEHPEILHKLDLRYAGTSWCDESLALVYESWFKTRKIRTWVLSPDKKDVRPRILFDRSSEDVYSDPGSPMFRRTAMGTYVIAKIKKEDGNTYVLLNGMGATPEGNVPFLDLFDINTGSKERIWESDREKYYETVVALMSDKTDGELSLDQLKILTSKESKTENTQYYLQTWPEKNQVKITNFPHPYPQLASLYKEMIRYQRKDGVQLTANLYLPPGYDPSKDGPLPCLVWSYPGEFKSKDAAGQVRGSPNEFPGIGATSPLLWLARGFAILSGPTIPIIGEGDEEANDRYVEQLVASAEAAVEEVVKRGVAHPDKIAVGGHSYGAFMTANLLAHAPHLFCCGIARSGAYNRTLTPFGFQNEDRTLWEATSTYVEMSPFMSANKIKKPILLIHGEQDNNSGTLTMQSDRFFNALKGHGALSRLVILPFESHGYSARESIMHVLWETDRWLQNYCVNGTSKVDSVSEADSENKTLSASGGSAAREGLNPEGLSSLPRSLLW
- the LOC136542657 gene encoding probable glutamyl endopeptidase, chloroplastic isoform X2; this encodes MSSISTLHRSCLRLGLLPSSPLRARATTLRLPLPQPRRRLHQPRWSAMSSAASRLSHIAAATGGGGGAAGESNESPPAASAAAQDDDGLSSGDMGYRLPPKEIQDIVDAPPLPVLSFSPNKDKILFLKRRALPPLSDLAKPEEKLAGLRIDGNSNTRSRMSFYTGIGIHKLLDDGTLGPEKEVHGYPVGARINFVTWSQDGRHISFSVRVDEDSKSGKLRVWIADVESGEARPLFKSPEIYLNAIFDSFVWVNDCTLLVCTIPATRGAPPHKPSVPSGPKIQSNESKNVVQVRTFQDLLKDEYDAELFDYYATSQLVLASLDGTVKPIGPPAIYTSVDPSPDDKYIMLSSIHHPYSYIVPCGRFPKKVELWTVDGKFIRELCDLPLAEDIPITMSSVRKGKRSINWRPDKPSTLYWVETQDGGDAKVEVSPRDVVYMENAEPINGEHPEILHKLDLRYAGTSWCDESLALVYESWFKTRKIRTWVLSPDKKDVRPRILFDRSSEDVYSDPGSPMFRRTAMGTYVIAKIKKEDGNTYVLLNGMGATPEGNVPFLDLFDINTGSKERIWESDREKYYETVVALMSDKTDGELSLDQLKILTSKESKTENTQYYLQTWPEKNQVKITNFPHPYPQLASLYKEMIRYQRKDGVQLTANLYLPPGYDPSKDGPLPCLVWSYPGEFKSKDAAGQVRGSPNEFPGIGATSPLLWLARGFAILSGPTIPIIGEGDEEANDRYVEQLVASAEAAVEEVVKRGVAHPDKIAVGGHSYGAFMTANLLAHAPHLFCCGIARSGAYNRTLTPFGFQNEDRTLWEATSTYVEMSPFMSANKIKKPILLIHGEQDNNSGTLTMQSDRFFNALKGHGALSRLVILPFESHGYSARESIMHVLWETDRWLQNYCVNGTSKVDSVSEADSENKTLSASGGSAAREGLNPEGLSSLPRSLL